The sequence AGTTCTTTGCCGTCCAGGAATGTGAGCGGAATCATTCTAGGGATGTAGGTGACGAGTGCCATGCCGAATAGCATCCACCAGTATGTTGGTCCCATTAGTCAACCTCCTTTTCAATTTGAAAGGCTGCGGGATTTTTGCCCCGTCTGGCATAGATGATTTCAATTAAAATCGATGAGCCGAGTGTCGCAACGAGTATCGCCCATCCGGTCGGAAGGAGTCCTGTGAAATAGATGAGGCAATGGATGACAGCTGCAAGAGCAGCAAGCATGACGACTTTTCGGTTGCCTTTTGCTGATGGCACAAGCAGACCGATGAACATGGCGTAAAGCGCGATGGACATGGCGATTTGCAGGAATTCGGGCAGATTGGCGCCGACGAAATGACCGATTGCGGTGAAGGCAACCCAGCTGCCATAGGCAATGCTTGCGACACCGAATGCAAAGGCAGATGTGATTTTTTCGTCCTCTTTGCGTGTTGCGAGTACAGAGAACGTCTCGTCGGTAATACCGAAAGCATAGGCAGCTTTTACGATTTTCGGTGCACGTTGCATCTTTTCATTAAGTGAAGCCGTCATAAGAAAGTGTCGGATGTTGACGACGAACGTATTGATGACGATTGTGACGGGATCGACGTTCAGTTTGATGAGACTGAGTGTCATGTATTGAGCGGCTCCGGCGTAGACGAAGATGCTCATAGCAGTCGCTTCAATGAATGACAGTCCGGTTGTTTTAGCGAGCAGACCGAAAGCGAGTGCGACAGGGAAATAACCAATCGCTATTGTGGAACCGGCTTTGATACCGGAAGTAAACTGACTTTTGTACATGTTGTCACATCTTTCTCATATGTATGGT is a genomic window of Sporosarcina oncorhynchi containing:
- a CDS encoding AzlC family ABC transporter permease; translation: MYKSQFTSGIKAGSTIAIGYFPVALAFGLLAKTTGLSFIEATAMSIFVYAGAAQYMTLSLIKLNVDPVTIVINTFVVNIRHFLMTASLNEKMQRAPKIVKAAYAFGITDETFSVLATRKEDEKITSAFAFGVASIAYGSWVAFTAIGHFVGANLPEFLQIAMSIALYAMFIGLLVPSAKGNRKVVMLAALAAVIHCLIYFTGLLPTGWAILVATLGSSILIEIIYARRGKNPAAFQIEKEVD